Proteins from a genomic interval of Zingiber officinale cultivar Zhangliang chromosome 1B, Zo_v1.1, whole genome shotgun sequence:
- the LOC122044578 gene encoding uncharacterized protein LOC122044578 codes for MKGCIRQIEHLNPSGASEQDILTRAKMLFAEDPKYTKGFKFDYVWNILKDIEKFGTDTMNTASMKSRQQNANAGSSEQQFFEEAFHTPSSPCVSAFDLNITDLDSGGSSNKRPPGVKKAKMKKKNDEQIAKVININAQLVEAMNASTAATTKMADTMLYKEETKILFKDLNSISNPMMREYICNEQIRIMQRECKYKDLIQLHIKEKDLKHLKYREKDHNLINIKVKIKNLRML; via the exons ATGAAAGGTTGCATTCGACAAATCGAACATCTGAATCCTAGTGGAGCATCGGAACAAGATATT TTAACTCGTGCCAAAATGTTATTTGCAGAAGACCCAAAATACACAAAGGGTTTCAAATTTGACTATGTCTGGAATATTCTCAAAGACATTGAAAAATTTGGCACTGACACTATGAATACTGCATCCATGAAATCGCGACAACAAAATGCTAATGCTGGTTCATCTGAACAACAATTCTTCGAGGAAGCATTTCATACACCTTCATCTCCTTGTGTGTCTGCTTTTGATCTTAATATCACTGATTTAGATAGCGGTGGTAGTTCTAATAAACGACCTCCAGGGGTGAAAAAagcaaaaatgaagaaaaagaatgaTGAACAAATTGCAAAGGTAATTAATATTAATGCTCAACTTGTTGAGGCAATGAATGCAAGTACTGCTGCTACTACAAAAATGGCTGATACTATGCTTTACAAGGAAGAAACcaaaattttattcaaagatTTGAACTCGATTTCTAACCCGATGATGCGTGAATATATTTGCAATGAGCAAATTAGAATTATGCAAAGAGAATGCAAGTACAAAGATCTCATTCAGTTGCACATCAAGGAGAAGGATCTCAAACATCTCAAATACAGGGAAAAGGATCACAACTTAATCAATATCAAGGTGAAGATCAAGAATCTCAGAATGCTATGA
- the LOC121989467 gene encoding disease resistance protein RPP8-like isoform X2, whose protein sequence is MGMRSTFQTRHTGRFELEEDIVGFEEDMKDIKRQLFDVSSTDRVVLSIVGTGGLGKTTLANKIYKSAHVKNFFQCKAWVSVSQKYAVKELLCSIAKQVFDFKDGQEKAMEELEMKEKLSEHLSNRRYLVVIDDIWEVAAWNAIKAAFPKESRGSRVLLTTRKMKVANVADVPPHELKFWNVEESWNLFCRKAFRTACCPPEFERFKEDIFKKTKGLPLAIVVLGGVLRGTSQASNWRKKMEHISREFREGEDQILRILALSYHDLPNHLKPCFLYFAAFPEDYSIWAERIIHLWIAEGFIQTNDKVDQTMEDLAEAYLKDLTDRSMLQIERGRMYYSHQVRIHDLLLDLARHEARELNFFRTIDDIGDDPRSLRRLSVTENVSDHISLNCSTTKLRSLVTCRNEGFKRMLAVSIPGAKFLRVLDLQELPIEHLPKEIGDLILLRYLNLERSKLKDLPSSIGNLIHLQTFNIFGTKIQHLPEAFWKIRTLRHVFLTEENTSMPKAAYYCSEDIRTLENISIGPWVCDGVLEKLRNLRALYLKSISSSDEDALANAVQNLFRLEKLGLVGESLPLSVLTSSSYHHIQFLYLWGPLVRPARIHIEAENSRIFSNLISLFISETRLEKDEDIAMLASLANLEILRLRFHAFVGRVLVFPKGGFPSLQEIELFDLSTMEQWEVGEGAMPFLRELRLWNCIHMRMLPEGLVRLTELNQIGIRGMKMIERRVNKDTGEDYHKIKHIPCIEIN, encoded by the coding sequence ATTTGAACTAGAAGAAGACATTGTCGGTTTTGAGGAAGATATGAAAGACATCAAAAGGCAACTATTTGACGTTAGTTCAACAGATCGCGTTGTCCTTTCGATTGTTGGTACCGGTGGTTTGGGCAAAACAACGCTGGCTAATAAGATCTACAAGAGTGCACATGTCAAAAACTTTTTCCAGTGCAAGGCATGGGTGTCCGTGTCACAGAAGTATGCGGTTAAAGAACTCTTGTGCAGCATCGCGAAGCAAGTGTTCGACTTTAAGGATGGACAAGAAAAAGCTATGGAAGAACTAGAGATGAAGGAAAAGTTGTCGGAGCATTTGAGCAACAGAAGGTATCTAGTCGTGATCGATGATATTTGGGAGGTGGCAGCTTGGAACGCCATTAAAGCAGCTTTCCCAAAGGAATCGAGAGGATCCAGAGTGTTGCTGACCACGCGCAAGATGAAGGTTGCAAACGTTGCAGATGTTCCTCCACACGAGCTGAAATTTTGGAATGTCGAAGAGAGCTGGAATTTGTTCTGCAGGAAAGCTTTCCGCACAGCATGCTGCCCACCAGAGTTTGAGCGATTCAAGGAAGATATCTTCAAAAAAACTAAAGGGCTGCCTCTTGCCATTGTGGTACTCGGAGGAGTTTTGAGAGGTACAAGTCAAGCTAGTAACTGGAGGAAAAAGATGGAACATATTTCTCGTGAATTCAGAGAAGGAGAAGACCAAATCCTAAGAATATTAGCTCTCAGTTACCATGATCTTCCGAATCATTTGAAGCCTTGCTTCCTCTATTTTGCAGCCTTTCCTGAGGACTATAGCATTTGGGCAGAGAGGATAATACATTTATGGATCGCTGAGGGTTTCATACAAACGAATGACAAAGTGGATCAAACAATGGAGGACCTCGCGGAGGCATACTTGAAGGATTTGACCGACAGGTCCATGCTACAAATAGAAAGGGGTCGGATGTATTATAGCCACCAAGTTCGCATTCATGATCTTCTTCTTGATCTAGCACGTCATGAAGCTCGTGAGCTTAACTTCTTCAGGACCATTGATGACATAGGTGACGATCCAAGATCTTTACGGCGCCTCAGTGTCACTGAAAATGTCAGCGACCATATCTCATTGAACTGTTCTACCACTAAACTACGGTCACTTGTAACTTGTCGGAATGAAGGTTTTAAGAGAATGCTGGCAGTTTCCATCCCTGGAGCGAAGTTCCTCAGGGTCTTGGATTTGCAGGAACTACCCATTGAACACTTACCAAAGGAGATTGGGGACTTGATCCTGTTAAGGTATCTAAATTTGGAACGATCAAAATTGAAGGATCTGCCTTCATCTATTGGAAACCTCATCCATTTGCAGACTTTCAATATATTCGGTACTAAGATTCAACATTTGCCGGAAGCATTTTGGAAAATCCGAACACTGAGACATGTATTCCTCACTGAAGAGAATACGAGCATGCCTAAAGCGGCATACTACTGCTCGGAAGACATTCGGACACTTGAGAATATTTCAATTGGTCCATGGGTATGTGATGGTGTACTGGAGAAGCTGAGAAATCTTCGAGCATTgtatttgaaaagcatttcaagcTCTGACGAGGATGCTTTAGCCAATGCAGTCCAGAATCTTTTCAGACTCGAGAAATTGGGATTGGTTGGAGAATCGTTGCCGCTGAGCGTCCTAACTTCATCTTCCTACCATCATATTCAATTTCTGTATTTGTGGGGACCATTGGTAAGGCCTGCAAGGATTCACATAGAGGCAGAAAATTCCAGGATATTTTCCAACCTGATCTCTCTCTTTATTAGTGAAACAAGGTTGGAAAAGGATGAAGATATTGCAATGCTCGCATCTCTCGCAAACCTTGAGATTCTTCGATTGCGTTTTCATGCATTTGTAGGAAGAGTTTTGGTGTTTCCAAAGGGAGGATTTCCTAGTCTCCAAGAGATCGAACTGTTTGATTTGAGCACCATGGAGCAGTGGGAAGTGGGAGAGGGAGCAATGCCTTTCCTTCGGGAACTAAGACTGTGGAACTGCATACATATGAGAATGCTACCAGAGGGACTTGTAAGATTGACTGAACTCAATCAAATTGGCATAAGAGGAATGAAAATGATAGAGAGAAGGGTCAACAAGGATACTGGAGAAGATTATCACAAGATCAAACATATTCCTTGCATTGAAATAAATTGA
- the LOC121989489 gene encoding uncharacterized protein LOC121989489 translates to MTVKKTRRVAEEPSPSPSCAPYRDDARKRVRFQSLSQDYTEFLEETEEKKRRLLEARLRKRKLLAEVRFLRRKLDTSLANPYQLVRLKEPSTTTPVIKPPTEKKPKVFEAARTSNYSIDNLHVNASRYQFKKRSPKKPTKSLCVAPSGLFIPKEVPPQNMMTTEAGNASTPATLGANEESFKLEQYHMQMDRLNRVPMIGGGSSDILAICRDLGNNSKKTGKRKLSWRDPLVLKA, encoded by the exons ATGACGGTGAAGAAGACGAGGAGGGTTGCGGAGGAGCCCTCGCCATCCCCTTCGTGCGCCCCTTATAGAGATGACGCTAGGAAGAGAGTTAGATTCCAATCGCTCTCGCAAGATTATACGGAGTTTCTTGAG GAAActgaagaaaagaagaggagatTGCTGGAGGCAAGACTAAGGAAACGTAAACTCTTGGCTGAAGTCCG ATTTTTGAGAAGAAAACTTGATACCTCACTTGCAAACCCGTATCAGCTAGTTAGATTGAAGGAACCATCAACTACAACTCCAGTGATCAAACCTCCTACAGAAAAGAAACCCAAAGTATTTGAAGCTGCACGTACAAGTAACTACAGTATTGACAATTTGCATGTAAATGCATCTCGGTATCAGTTTAAAAAGAGGTCTCCGAAAAAGCCAACCAAATCTCTATGTGTTGCACCATCGGGTTTGTTCATCCCAAAGGAAGTACCCCCTCAGAACATGATGACAACGGAAGCTGGAAATGCTAGCACTCCTGCAACTCTAGGTGCGAATGAAGAATCGTTTAAG TTGGAGCAGTATCACATGCAAATGGACAGACTCAATAGAGTGCCTATGATTGGAGGAGGCTCTAGTGATATTTTAGCGATTTGTAGAGATCTTGGAAACAACTCAAAGAAGACTGGTAAGAGAAAACTCTCATGGCGAGACCCACTGGTGTTGAAGGCTTGA